In Eulemur rufifrons isolate Redbay chromosome 2, OSU_ERuf_1, whole genome shotgun sequence, the sequence GATTGAGTTCACAGAAAAAGTGGGGCATTTCCAAGTCTGTACAGAAGGTTAACCGCAACACCATTAAGCTTTGTAACAAGGAATTCAGGACACTCAGGATCCAGGACACCAGAACAAGAAGTGCACAGAGCCTGGGGTTCATGATGACTGCATAGTGCAGGGGGTGACAGATGGCCACAaaccggtcataggccatcacggTCAGGATGAAGTTGTCCAGTCCTACAAAGAGCAAGAAAAAGTCCATCTGGGTGATGCAGCCTGTGTAGGATATGACTTTGCTCCATGTCTGCACATTCAGCATCTCTGGGACAGTGGTGGACACAAAACAGATGTCTGCAAAGGAcaggttggagaggaagaagtacacGGGGCTGTGCAGGTGGGAGTCTGAGACTGTGGCCAGGATGAAGAGCAGGTTCCCAAGCACAGTGATCAGGTGCATGGACAGGAACAGCCCAAAGAGAATGGGTTGCAGTTCTGGGTCCTCTGAAAATCCCAGCAGAAGAAATTCTGAAATGCGTGTGTCATTCCCTAGATCCATGTGGTTGATGTGactgacaaaaaagaaagagaaagagaacatgaCAATTATGCATTACAAACATGACAGAAATGCTCTCATTTATAGTCTACAGTAAAGAAGGTAATTTCTAcgtttaaaagtttatttttaacttgaaaaataaagttgtgtGTATTTGTTGTGTACAACGTGATGGCTAGAAGTATACATACGTTATGGAAAAGCTAAATCTAGTCAATTCACATGTGCATTAATTCCCTTAGTcaccatttttgtggtgagaaccaTTAtccactttcttatcatttttcaacaataaaatacatcatcaactatagtcaccatgttgtacatgtttttaatttaatttaattttcaatttaatttaattctttctttataaCTGTGATATTATAtgctttgaccaacatctcccaaaTACCCCAccccaactgcctcagcctctggtaacctccATTCACAAGAAGTTAATGTCAATAATTTGTGTGTGAATCTTGTCCCTGTTAGGGGATCCCTTGACCATCTCGGAATAGGAACTCCTGTCCCACTCTCAGCCTTTCCCTGAGGGCATGTATTCAAAAGTTGCAATTAGAAAATCTTTCGTGCCTTTGGAGAATCTGAAGAGAATTTTGACATGTTCCAGGCATTATCTATCTAGACAGTGAGTTAACGGTGCTAGAAAACAAAAGTCCCTACAATAGAGTGACAGAGAAtgataaaagcaaatttaaaaaataccacatACTATTGTCAGATGGTGATGAATCCTCGGAAGAACAAGAAAGGAGGTAAAAAGGAAAGTGCGAATGGGGTGGTATTTTTCACTGGGCAATCAGGAAAGACCAGCAGACAAGGTCACAGCTGAGCAGAGACCACAAtgaaggcagggcaggaggcacCATGTTCCCTGCAGAAGGAAGTTGTGTGTGTGAGGCAGAAGAAACGACCAATGGCAGACCCTTAGGAATGTGCTTGTTTCAGATGTTCAGGACCaacaaggaagccagtgtggcagGGGAATGAGCAAGAGGAGAGTGATGAGAGAAGGTGTCAGAGGTGGTTGAGGACGGAGGTGGCCTTGTCGCTGCTGAAACATGCTGACACAAGGAGTCCCTCTGTCCAGATGTTGTTGCATTTGCTCTTCATTAATTTAGTTGCAAAGGTGTCCCATGGATTGAAATGCATCCCCTGTATATTCCCTGCTGTAGCCTTGAGTTCTGGCCTTTAGGAGTTACCTTTTGGAATATAGTGACCCCAAGTGACCATTCTCTGAAACCGGCTCTCACCCTAAGGGTATTCATACACaagtgtgtgcgcgcgcgcacacacacacacacacacacacacacacagaacacataCACAGAAGCAGCACACCCTGCCCTCCTGAGGCCATGTTTTGCCTATGTTCTTCCCACCTTGGTCACACTGGGCTCCATATCCACATCCAGAAATTGTTACCAGGCAAGTGGTCAATATCAAATTATGTTTCCTggataaaatacagaaatgatacCCAGGAATTCCAATTTGGAAATCTCCCATACACATGTAACCCTAAAGACTCAAATATGGTATGGCCAGTTTCTGccttgtgataaaaaaaaaaaaaaaaaaaaaaaatctgtccaatgaacagagaaagaagaagtAATTTGACCTGAGTGGGGGAAAAGATCTAATAAGCTGAGGTGATCCCTGAGAGACAGTAAGGAAAATAAACTTCCTTAGTTTTGGAGACTTCCCAACTCCTCGGTATCCCCTTGATGctcagcaaaaataataaaatacaaggaTAAGTCTACTAAGTGACAAATATAATgatgtttttttctgtgtcaaGACACTTACAGATAGAaaaaccaatggaaaaaaaggaataaatggtataatcaaataattcaaaaaaggaaatatacaaagaaccacTAAGTTTAGGCATTTACATGTGAAACAGTAGAGGACTttctgggctgtgtgtgtgtgcgtgtgtgtgtgtgtattttaagtttattggaccaattttttttttttatttcatcttgttatgggggatacagaattgcaggttacatacgttgctcctgtaccgcctttccccccaagtcagagctccaggcgtgtctgttccccaggtcgtgcacgttgcacccatcgtgtaggtatatatccctcccttccccaccccccccttcccaagtcagcaccttcaagtgttaccactccccaaacggtgcgcaatgcactcattgtgtaggcatacccccatcccctcccccaccccccacctcagtctgatatccgattggtgtcgttcccagatttgtatttaggtgatgatcagggaaaccaattttctggtgagtacatgtgatgcttgtttttccattcttgggatacttcacttaatataatgggttccggctgggcgcggtggctcacgcctgtaatcctagcactctgggaggccgaggtgggcggatcgtttgagctcaggagttcgagaccagcctgagcaagagcgagaccccatctctactaaaaatagaaagaaattatatggacagctaaaaatatatatagaaaaaattagccgggcatggtggtgcatgcctgtagtcccagctactcgggaggctgagacaggaggatcgcttgagctcaagagtttgaggttgctgtgagctaggctgacgccacggcactcactctagcctgggcaacagagtgagactctgtctcaaaaaaatatatatatatatataatgggttccaactctctccaggagaaccatagagatgtcgtatcttcatcattccttatagctgagtaatattccatggtatacatataccacagcttactaatccaatcatgtattgatgggcatttgggttgtttccacatctttgctattgtgaattgtgctgctataaacatccgggtacatgtgtctttgttacagaatgaccttttttcctttgggtatatgcccagtaatgggattgctgggtcaaatggcaggtctacttgaatctgtttaagatacctccataatgctttccacaggggttgcactagtttgcagtcccaccagcagtgtattagtgttcctgtctctccacacccacgccaacatgtgttgttttgggtttttttgataaaggccattctcattggagttaagtgatatctcattgtggttttgatttgcatttctctgatgattagggatgttgagcattttttcatatgtttgttagccattcttatatcttctttcgagaagtttcttggaccaattttttattattatcattcagAGTCTCACCTTGCCACCCAGGTTAGAATGCattggcatcattatagctcactacaacctcaaactcctgggctcaagggatcctcctgcttcagcctcctgagtagctgggagtgcaGGTGTATGTCACTATATCTgactaatttcttaaaattttttgtagagatggggctctcactatattgctcaggctggtcaattggtttttgtattttatatggtCTGATAGCAGATGAGGCAGcccttttctcatatttcttgtgtgacattttttgttgttttcattattctTGATCTTTATATTTTGATCTCTTTTTTTGACAAATCCAATGGTCTCGCTCTAGTCCTGGTTCTGGTCTTCATCTCACATGCAAAGGCATCCCTAGGCCACACTCTATAAAATCCCATGCACACCGTGATAATTCATTCTCTCCTTCTGCCCAGAATAAACTCCTGTGTATCATTCATCCCTGAGGGCATTACATCATACACACATTTATTGCATTGCATTGTGTTCACCATTATAGTGAAAGATCCAAATGAGCCAGACTTTCACCTGCttcaattactttttttaatttttttaaattcaaaatattaaggtggtacaaatgtattaggttacatggattacttttgtaatgctAGAGTCCTGGCTACAGGTGTGCCCgtcacctaaatagtgttcattgtacccattgtgtaggttttttcccttcttttgctCACTCTCTCCTTGTTGATTTCCACTGGGTTTTAtgtccctctgtgcacatatatGCTCAGCAGTTAGTTCCGTCACAGAGGTATGTGAATATATGTgcattatacagaaaaaattacagCAATGGgaagttatgaaataaaaagaatgtcagGGAATAAAGCCAtgttaaatttattgtttcaaaactactgtattaaataaaattggatggaacaaaaattaaatgaaataagatataaaCTAATAATAATGTAATCATATCAAAATGGATTAATTATATAATTGGCAAGACCtagacataaaattaaataatatataatgttgCAGAAtgatctggcacatagcaaatattcattatttatagTATGAATTAGGAAATAAGTCACAGTATATATGGACACTTAGTATATGACAAGGCTGTATATCAATTTATTTGGGAAAGGCTGGAATGTTGAATAAAAGCTGGCATAAATGTCTGTCTACCTGGAAGGCATTGAACTTTATCCGTTGTCTCACATCttataaagaaatatgtttaaagacCTCAgtataaaaggaaacaatacGTGCTACATGAATATGTAGGAAACTACATGCAAAATCTACATATAGGTAAACCATGTTAACCAAAGCAAGAAACAGAAGAAGACAGACAGATGCATAtagctaataaaatttaaaaattttatggccAGAAATATCCTTTTAAAAGTCAATGAAGAAACAGTCTGCAAAAATCACTTGAAATGGAGATGACTGTAGAAAACCTGGGTAAACAATAACAAACAAATCAAATGGTGATCAGATATGTGCATCTTCACTCAAACCCAGTAATAGTttaagacaacaacaaaaaatctctCTCAAACCCCTCAATCTTAAAGGGTTTGGGAAGGAATCTTAATAAGCTGTCACACCTTGTGGGGTTGGAAATTTTAAACAGGTAGCAGAGGCAGAATTTTGCTGGCAGAAATGTGTCGTGTTATAAAATCTTGGTAAAACAATCTGGACAAAACTATAAACACTAAAAATGCAGATATTCATTACCTCAAGGTTTCTCAATCCCAGCACTACTGAAATTCTTGGTCAGATTATTCATTGTGATGgggcctgtcctgtgcattaCATTATATTTCTCAGGTTCCCTCTTCTCTACCAACCCTTCCTCAGGTTGAGGGCCAAACATGGCATTGCTTACTGTACCCTAGGGTACAAAATCTCCCCCAAGAGAAAACCACACATCACTTTAGTTAGATGATAAACAGTGATTTCCAAATGATGGCTAAAGGTGATGCAACTTCTAGAAAAAGATCTAACACAAAAAGCCAAAGGGCTCAAATAACAATAACAGAGGtatgaaataaatgagaaatatatatattatacatagtgATTTATTTAGCCAAATCCTGCAGAAGAaccttttacatttataaagcaaTGAGGAGAAAAGAATATGAATGATAGATGCATTTGGCTACACAAGATTCATAAATGTTCACACATTCCCCTCACATATGTTGAAACTTGCATAAACTGCTGTTGTCAGGTAGTATATGGAAGGAAGTCATTGGTCTGGATCTTTCTCATCAATATGGAAACACGCAGATAATGCCCCtttgtaaaaatgacaaaaaaaa encodes:
- the LOC138380878 gene encoding olfactory receptor 7A10-like, with protein sequence MDLGNDTRISEFLLLGFSEDPELQPILFGLFLSMHLITVLGNLLFILATVSDSHLHSPVYFFLSNLSFADICFVSTTVPEMLNVQTWSKVISYTGCITQMDFFLLFVGLDNFILTVMAYDRFVAICHPLHYAVIMNPRLCALLVLVSWILSVLNSLLQSLMVLRLTFCTDLEMPHFFCELNQIIHLACSDTFLNDVVMYLAVMLLGGGCLTGILYSYSKIVSSVRAISSAQGKCKAFSTCASHLAVVSLFYCTCLGVYLSSATHNSHSSATASVMYTVVTPMLNPFIYSLRNKDIKRALKRLFRRMQ